A genomic region of Haliotis asinina isolate JCU_RB_2024 chromosome 1, JCU_Hal_asi_v2, whole genome shotgun sequence contains the following coding sequences:
- the LOC137274505 gene encoding zinc finger protein OZF-like produces MSSHSDVNGKRYECGECGKVFTISRNLQRHMVSHSGLKPFECSECGKTFPLKATLKTHIKIHSGIKPFKCSECGKAFGRADSLKCHMTSHSGLKPYNCSECGKTFTLRGNLKTHLRIHSGIKPFKCAECGKEFARAATLQSHMLSHSGIRPYECSECGETFTQRSNLTVHMGLHSGIKPFKCGECGKEFALSGNLQRHMGSHSGIKPHQCKECGKGFATSWTMKMHKKRFHMELQNQTYDET; encoded by the coding sequence ATGAGTAGCCACAGTGATGTGAACGGGAAACGATACGAATGTGGTGAGTGTGGGAAAGTGTTCACCATATCAAGGAACTTGCAGAGACATATGGTGAGTCACAGTGGACTCAAGCCATTTGAGTGCAGTGAGTGTGGGAAAACATTTCCACTGAAAGCCACTCTGAAGACACACATTAAGATTCACAGTGGTATCAAGCCATTTAAGTGTTCAGAATGTGGGAAGGCGTTTGGACGAGCAGACAGCCTGAAATGTCACATGACCAGTCACAGTGGACTCAAGCCGTATAATTGTAGtgaatgtgggaaaacattCACACTGAGAGGTAATTTGAAGACACATTTGAGGATTCACAGTGGTATCAAGCCTTTTAAGTGTGCTGAATGTGGGAAAGAGTTTGCACGAGCAGCTACCCTGCAGTCTCACATGCTGAGTCATAGTGGAATCAGGCCGTATGAGTGTAGTGAATGCGGGGAAACATTTACACAAAGAAGTAATCTGACTGTACACATGGGGcttcacagtggaatcaagccttttaaatgtggtgaatgtgggaAAGAGTTTGCACTTTCAGGTAACCTGCAGCGACATATGGGAAGTCACAGTGGAATCAAACCTCATCAGTGTAAAGAGTGTGGGAAAGGGTTCGCAACTTCATGGACGATGAAGATGCACAAAAAGAGGTTTCACATGGAATTACAGAATCAGACGTATGATGAAACATGA